The following coding sequences are from one Culex quinquefasciatus strain JHB chromosome 1, VPISU_Cqui_1.0_pri_paternal, whole genome shotgun sequence window:
- the LOC6050810 gene encoding uncharacterized protein LOC6050810 isoform X2, with the protein MSISNKNVKQMCRDISKLLQEPLIPSHGEHVKLVKDFFGKLRIYSEQATEDELEEIIRRDIKAQHYENDYIVYSKSHDAVERWYKQTGLVSYLTDSLNIFKQIKSDIQIEQINSASLIRVGRSILKFRRIKVINTKWVKCYQRLQKENKFWFNIVSNSPFVCCAKLNLYFNWCNTEFKFIILDTTEIMSILEDFCKANPKCLIVAYLPNNEREHIKNIYQKVDKLIFITKGECGGDWISLRDEENDLLDIETQSQLELLETTVLFQGSLIALKTIMDDAPKELIDAVTLEKLVSGDKIIISHNNFLNSIDFFIDRVLISSTQVSKSITEIDDWVVIVAAEPGMGKSTLLSGLAMAVKKKSPATWIVRINLCEYSKLFYQWKQAKTTIDVDLAMNFLIKSACREENISSESFETKLFRWYCEQQKIYLLIDEFDDVSPDYTDIVLQLLIIYKYNFTTKLWVTTRKEKSQEVLEKSLRVDSYSLNPFTLEDSKCFLRKFWGKAFNSINDNQLYDNYIEQLFSVLSQYAETGQSDLVGIPFQTKMIALLYQPSFDEYFMSDNSCINSRCLNLNDLYKSFVRYKFEVVLMEEKNKIVPSRPMVIKHIEHYFKIFWERHQRAAFYALVNRKSIEGIFKESDMDFLQDECYFEQVGIISRVVDGMPIFVNQSFADFFAAQYIWEKYCYLQDEGFEKFVDNILINVVIKGGKVRIAEYLRGCRIDDCANIAMKASVLMKNLLNVFLEKTWLEFKKPTYSFILGIIEQSLAADSECYLKLRDTNVIHREKWSILFLKASECGYNLITRLVTDLEPGLTNITFNWLKGWTALHFAVNCCHYKIIHFLLDKSANINAITFDNGQSALHMAVEKGHLDIVKLLLRYEADVNISTTGTGVTPLHVAAQSGYFKIVELLLSKGVNVDCANIDNATALHLASENGHTETVELLLKNHANVDKKTIKNGSTALLLASKKGHTAVVELLLAYGADPNIKTDYWGFSPLYWAARNNSIEIVSLLEGKGAGIDTVTYFVGHTAMHIAILYGHTEIVEFLLAKGANIELATKVEGWTPLDLAIKYNAFKIITALKEAGAELRREVDTKGSFEIFGSLSGGKSILEGERSGIQEPRKAMKRKYLEPKSFIETFCKRPASPVLGQHYETKLLSMVLFRLLHVDQIKNFYLGNNLDEAGMFDDIVLRTIDAGGKSQVYCLQTRHKPKSSTVKFEDIVNSHDLRGAFNLNKYLESFLQIRYMFSSTNEHAIFHGEYETTELELILFTPAKFIFPEDASYEYMGGCKIFQANKVGKNFRINCSGNITESFVVKSKEWHRNVISTILAKLVLLHKYDSKNLKESIEKLQKENVLSKFTDNAGSFNWLGLLQLYSNPQVKSISNKNVKQMCRDISNLLQEPLIPSHGEHVKLVTDFFGKLRMYSEQATEDELEEIIRRDIKAQHYEKDSTVYNMLHNAVESWWKQTGKVPFLSKSSNIFKKVLFETKLKEIHEKNKKDILSSEIKINSTAFEMNPKWVNLFYGAEFKKELCINIFSSLPQLCCLNLLQYLEYYSFDFLVVTEKSHMQDIYISEFKPQHLIVLFLPSIDVDSIGDFSKKVKQLIFITKQECVGNWRSIKEETSILDLEIQCQDKLLDSEVEFQGYSIQLSVLMENVPLKLIDAVTLEHLINKEKFSISKNIVFNQDDIENYYIERCLRNKRYKTPILKKNHKEYERVIIVAAEAGMGKSTLLPGIAKEIKQMEKKSATWIVRINLCEHSKLFYQWKQANTAIDENLAMNFLIDAARCEQNTSYESFETKLFRWYCEHFKIYLLVDGFDKISPDYADIVLLLLQTYKHNFTTQLWVTTRTGKNQKGLEESLEVCAYFLEPFTEDEIKRYLWKYWSFKLNIKPEINDLFNDYIKEFLLRYSKLNDYRGHKLISVPLQIKMIGMIFENSVKTFCNSNGSQVEFYDPNIVTLYDKFLNNFPEIENISTQLAVWTLYKHAENYPKLIDPVDSLLQEIQPFVDKSGIITQVIDSKPIFVFETAEFLAAKFIWNKYSSPPLEEFESFAKDILTHFIKNDTVQVAFYLQEMALNKTKQSERAAAPIACNILDTLFETLPNSWDSFHKKSISFLLRIVDNSMLFDKDCSKKLHALLQNKPPNSLAILLLKASESGYTRLVKLANELGNDGINITFDWLNRWTALHFAAHRGHKNIVKYLIKKKDSKNAVTMDKGENVLHIAAKAGFRDIVSMLLDHKVDVHGTTADGETALHLASKLGHVEIVRSLIKHEAAIHSRTKYGFTPLHFATKHGHIKVVNYLLGNGANPNEITNDLGFTPLHWAAKNNFPEIAERLIVNGAHISSISILNDQTPLHIARSYGNSEIENLLLGYEANPLSKTN; encoded by the coding sequence ATGAGCATTTCTAACAAGAATGTAAAACAAATGTGCCGAGATATTTCTAAATTACTTCAAGAACCTCTCATTCCATCCCATGGGGAGCACGTTAAACttgtaaaagatttttttggcaAATTGAGAATTTACTCAGAGCAGGCAACTGAAGACGAACTGGAGGAAATTATAAGACGTGATATAAAGGCACAACATTATGAAAATGATTATATAGTGTATAGTAAGTCGCATGATGCTGTTGAAAGATGGTACAAACAAACTGGGCTAGTGTCATATCTAACAGActcattgaatattttcaaacagataaaAAGCGATATACAAATAGAACAAATCAATTCAGCTAGTTTAATTAGGGTAGGAAGAAGTATACTCAAATTTCGTAGAATAAAAGTTATCAACACAAAGTGGGTAAAATGTTATCAACGTTTGCAGAAAGAGAATAAATTTTGGTTTAATATAGTTAGTAACTCCCCTTTTGTTTGTTGTGCTAAGCTAAATTTGTATTTCAACTGGTGTAACACCGAGTTTAAATTCATAATATTAGATACCACAGAAATAATGTCTATCCTCGAAGATTTTTGCAAAGCTAATCCAAAATGCTTAATTGTTGCATATTTGCCTAACAATGAAAgggaacatatcaaaaatatttaccaaaaggttgacaaattgatttttattactAAAGGCGAATGCGGTGGTGATTGGATATCTTTAAGAGACGAAGAAAACGACTTGCTCGATATTGAAACACAAAGCCAGCTAGAGCTATTAGAAACCACTGTACTATTCCAAGGGTCCTTAATAGCCCTAAAAACGATAATGGATGACGCACCGAAGGAGCTCATAGACGCAGTTACATTAGAAAAACTCGTTAGTGGTGATAAAATAATCATATCACataataattttcttaattCTATCGATTTTTTCATTGACagagttttgataagtagtacTCAGGTCTCCAAATCGATTACAGAAATTGATGATTGGGTGGTCATAGTGGCGGCCGAACCGGGAATGGGAAAATCCACATTGTTGTCAGGACTTGCGATGGCTGTCAAAAAGAAAAGTCCTGCTACATGGATTGTGAGAATAAACCTTTGTGAATATTCGAAACTGTTTTATCAGTGGAAGCAAGCAAAAACAACAATTGATGTAGATTTGGCCATGAACTTCTTGATTAAATCTGCATGTCGTGAAGAAAACATTAGCTCTGAATCATTCGAAACCAAATTATTCCGATGGTACTGTGAGCAACAAAAAATTTACCTTTTAATTGACGAATTTGATGACGTGAGTCCTGATTACACTGACATTGTATTACAGTTGCTAATAATTTACAAATATAATTTTACTACTAAACTTTGGGTAACAACTCGTAAGGAAAAATCACAAGAAGTACTGGAAAAAAGTCTTCGAGTTGATTCATATTCTTTGAACCCATTTACTTTAGAGgattcaaaatgtttcttaAGGAAGTTTTGGGGTAAAGCTTTCAATAGTATTAATGATAACCAATTATATGACAATTATATTGAacaattgttttcagttttaaGCCAATATGCTGAAACCGGTCAATCAGACCTAGTTGGTATTCCATTCCAGACAAAAATGATTGCTCTTTTATACCAACCaagttttgatgaatatttcatGTCAGATAACAGTTGCATAAATTCACGATGCttgaatttaaatgatttatatAAAAGTTTTGTTCGATATAAATTTGAAGTAGTATTAATGGAGGAAAAGAACAAAATCGTTCCGAGTAGACCAATGGTTATAAAGCATAtcgaacattattttaaaatcttttgggAAAGACATCAAAGAGCTGCATTCTATGCTCTTGTCAATCGAAAATcaattgaaggaatttttaagGAATCCGACATGGATTTTTTGCAAGACGAATGTTATTTTGAACAAGTGGGAATTATTTCCCGTGTTGTTGATGGGATGCCAATATTTGTAAATCAaagttttgctgattttttcgcAGCGCAatatatttgggaaaaatactGTTATTTGCAGGACGaaggatttgaaaaatttgttgataatattttgataaatgttGTCATTAAAGGCGGTAAAGTCCGAATTGCAGAATATTTGCGAGGGTGTAGAATAGACGACTGCGCAAATATTGccatgaaagctagtgtgctaaTGAAAAACCTTCTTAATGTATTCTTAGAGAAGACATGGCTAGAATTTAAAAAACCTACCTATTCGTTTATTCTGGGAATCATAGAACAATCATTAGCAGCGGACAGTGAATGCTATCTGAAGCTTCGAGATACCAACGTTATACATAGAGAAAAGTGGAgtattctttttcttaaagcttcAGAGTGCGGATACAACTTAATTACCCGTCTGGTGACTGATTTGGAACCTGGTCTAACAAACATTACTTTTAATTGGTTAAAAGGCTGGACTGCACTTCACTTTGCAGTGAACTGTTGTCATTACAAAATTATACACTTCCTTTTAGACAAATCTGCTAACATCAACGCAATCACTTTTGATAATGGACAGAGTGCATTGCACATGGCAGTTGAAAAGGGACATTTAGATATTGTTAAACTTTTGTTGCGTTACGAAGCTGATGTAAATATCAGTACTACAGGTACTGGAGTCACCCCTTTGCACGTGGCAGCCCAATCAGGTTATTTTAAGATTGTTGAATTATTGCTGAGCAAAGGAGTTAATGTTGACTGTGCCAATATTGATAACGCAACTGCTCTACATTTAGCTTCCGAAAATGGTCATACAGAAACGGTGGAACTATTGTTAAAGAACCACGCGAATGTTGAcaagaaaacaattaaaaacggTTCTACGGCTTTGCTTTTGGCATCCAAGAAAGGTCATACAGCCGTTGTTGAACTTTTGTTAGCATATGGAGCGGACCCCAACATAAAAACAGATTATTGGGGATTTTCGCCACTATACTGGGCAGCACGTAATAATTCGATTGAAATAGTATCATTATTAGAAGGCAAGGGTGCTGGCATTGATACGGTTACTTATTTTGTTGGCCATACTGCGATGCATATTGCAATTTTATACGGACATACTGAAATTGTGGAGTTCCTGTTGGCAAAAGGTGCAAACATCGAATTAGCTACAAAAGTAGAAGGGTGGACACCATTAGACCTTGCCATTAAATATAACGCATTTAAAATTATCACAGCCTTGAAAGAAGCAGGGGCAGAGTTGAGGCGAGAAGTCGATACCAAAGgaagttttgagatttttggatCACTTTCGGGTGGAAAATCAATCCTTGAAGGAGAGAGATCAGGAATACAGGAACCAAGAAAGGCCATGAAACGTAAATACCTGGAACCTAAATCATTTATTGAAACTTTCTGTAAAAGACCAGCATCACCTGTCCTTGGTCAACATTATGAAACCAAGTTGTTGAGTATGGTTCTGTTCCGGTTACTTCATGTTGATCAGATCAAGAACTTTTATCTAGGAAACAACCTTGACGAGGCCGGCATGTTTGACGACATTGTCCTGAGAACCATCGACGCTGGAGGTAAATCGCAAGTTTATTGTCTTCAAACCAGACACAAACCAAAATCGTCAACGGTTAAGTTTGAAGACATCGTCAACTCACATGACCTTCGGGGagcttttaatttaaataaatatctaGAGAGCTTTCTGCAAATACGTTACATGTTTAGTTCAACTAATGAGCATGCAATATTTCATGGAGAATATGAAACAACTGAGCTGGAATTGATTCTATTCACCCCGGCTAAGTTTATTTTTCCTGAAGATGCCTCCTATGAATACATGGGCGGTTGTAAGATATTTCAGGCAAATAAGGTaggaaaaaacttcagaattaATTGTTCTGGCAACATAACAGAATCCTTTGTTGTAAAATCAAAAGAATGGCACCGAAATGTTATTTCAACAATATTGGCTAAACTTGTATTGCTGCATAAGTACgactccaaaaatttaaaagaatcaaTAGAGAAGCTACAAAAAGAGAATGTTTTGAGTAAGTTCACTGACAATGCAGGCAGTTTCAATTGGTTAGGATTGCTACAACTGTACAGTAATCCCCAAGTCAAAAGCATTTCTAACAAGAATGTAAAACAAATGTGCCGAGATATTTCAAATTTACTTCAAGAACCTCTCATTCCATCCCATGGGGAGCACGTTAAACTtgtaacagatttttttggcaaatTGAGAATGTACTCAGAGCAGGCAACTGAAGACGAACTGGAGGAAATTATAAGACGTGATATAAAGGCACAACATTATGAAAAAGATTCTACAGTTTATAACATGTTACATAATGCTGTTGAAAGTTGGTGGAAACAAACTGGTAAAGTTCCATTTTTGAGTAAGTCTtccaatatctttaaaaaagtcCTGTTTGAAACAAAGTTAAAGGAAATCCATGAGAAAAACAAGAAGGACATATTAAgtagtgaaattaaaattaattcaacTGCATTTGAAATGAATCCAAAATGGGTAAATCTTTTTTATGGTGCAGAGTTTAAAAAGGAACTTTGTATTAATATTTTCAGTAGCTTGCCACAACTTTGTTGTTTGAATCTTTTGCAATATCTCGAATattattcttttgattttttggtcgTTACAGAAAAATCTCACATGCAAGATATATATATTTCTGAATTTAAACCACAACActtgattgttttgtttttacctAGCATAGATGTTGATAGCATTGGAGATTTtagtaaaaaagtaaagcaaCTAATTTTTATTACTAAACAAGAATGTGTTGGAAATTGGAGATCAATCAAAGAAGAAACAAGCATACTCGACCTTGAAATTCAGTGTCAGGACAAACTTCTTGATAGCGAAGTTGAATTTCAGGGCTATTCCATACAATTATCAGTGCTAATGGAGAATGTTCCCCTAAAATTGATAGACGCAGTTACATTGGAACATCTCATTAATAAGGAGAAGTtttccatttctaaaaatattgtattcaaTCAAGATGATATTGAAAACTACTATATCGAAAGATGTTTGCGTAACAAACGTTACAAAACGcccatcttgaaaaaaaatcataaagaatATGAAAGGGTTATAATTGTTGCAGCAGAAGCGGGAATGGGAAAATCCACACTGTTGCCTGGCATTGCAAAAGAAATCAaacaaatggaaaaaaaatctgctacATGGATTGTGAGAATAAACCTTTGTGAACATTCAAAACTGTTTTATCAGTGGAAGCAAGCAAATACAgcaattgatgaaaatttggcCATGAACTTCTTGATTGACGCTGCACGATGTGAGCAAAACACTAGCTATGAATCATTCGAAACCAAATTGTTCCGATGGTATTGcgagcattttaaaatttatcttcTGGTCGACGGGTTTGATAAGATAAGTCCTGATTACGCTGACATTGTATTACTGTTGCTACAAACTTATAAGCATAACTTTACAACCCAACTTTGGGTGACTACTCGTActggcaaaaatcaaaaaggttTGGAGGAAAGCCTCGAAGTTTGTGCTTATTTCTTAGAACCATTCACAGAAGACGAAATTAAACGTTATTTGTGGAAATATTGGAGTTTCAAATTGAATATAAAACCAGAAATCAACGATTTGTTTAATGATTACATCAAAGAGTTTCTGTTAAGATATTCTAAATTGAATGATTACAGGGGGCATAAGCTGATAAGTGTACCACTGCAAATAAAAATGATTGGCATGATATTCGAAAACAGTGTTAAAACATTTTGTAATTCAAATGGTTCTCAAGTTGAATTTTATGACCCAAATATAGTAACTTTATATGACaagtttctgaataattttccaGAGATTGAAAATATAAGCACACAACTTGCCGTATGGACGTTGTACAAACATGCAGAAAATTACCCTAAATTGATTGATCCAGTGGATAGTTTGCTACAAGAAATACAGCCTTTTGTTGATAAATCTGGTATCATAACACAAGTTATTGATAGTAAGCCGATCTTTGTGTTTGAAACCGCCGAGTTCCTTGCAGCCAAATTTATCTGGAATAAATATTCATCACCACCACTTGAAGAATTTGAATCTTTCGCAAAAGACATTTTgacacattttatcaaaaatgacaCAGTTCAAGTAGCCTTTTACTTACAAGAAATGGCactgaataaaacaaaacagaGTGAACGTGCTGCTGCCCCCATAGCTTGTAATATTTTAGACACACTATTTGAAACTTTGCCCAACTCTTGGGATAGCTTCCATAAAAAGTCGATATCTTTCTTATTAAGAATAGTCGATAATTCCATGCTTTTTGACAAAGATTGCTCAAAAAAGCTTCATGCACTTCTTCAAAACAAACCCCCCAACAGTCTGGCCATTTTGCTCTTGAAAGCATCTGAAAGTGGTTACACCAGGCTTGTAAAGTTGGCGAATGAGTTAGGCAATGATGGAATAAATATCACATTTGATTGGTTAAACCGCTGGACTGCACTTCACTTTGCAGCACATCGTGGACataaaaacattgtaaaatatCTTATAAAGAAAAAAGATAGCAAGAACGCAGTCACTATGGATAAAGGGGAGAATGTGCTGCACATAGCGGCCAAAGCAGGTTTTAGAGATATTGTGTCCATGTTACTTGATCATAAGGTAGACGTTCATGGTACTACAGCTGATGGTGAAACTGCTTTGCATTTAGCTTCTAAACTTGGCCATGTAGAAATTGTAAGAAGTTTGATAAAGCATGAGGCTGCAATTCACTCCAGAACAAAATACGGATTCACACCTTTGCATTTTGCCACTAAACATGGACACATAAAAGTAGTCAATTACTTGCTGGGAAATGGTGCAAATCCAAACGAAATAACTAATGATTTGGGATTCACGCCCCTTCATTGGGCTGCAAAAAACAACTTCCCTGAAATAGCAGAGCGTCTAATAGTAAATGGTGCTCATATTAGCAGCATAAGTATATTAAATGATCAAACGCCATTACACATCGCTCGATCGTACGGAAatagtgaaattgaaaatctactTTTGGGATATGAAGCAAACccgttgtcaaagacaaactga